DNA sequence from the Bradyrhizobium sp. CIAT3101 genome:
GTTTGCGCGCGCCCTGCTCGGCAAGCGCGGCGTCGGCCGAGCCGGGGCCAACCCGCATTGGGAGTGCTTTCGATTATGGCTCGACTTTGTCGAGTGCGGAGACGTCTGGTCCAATGGCCGGGGAGATTTGCGCAATGGCCACCGTCCGCGGCTGAAAGATCTTGCTGAAAATGCCGGCGTCAGCCTGTCCACATTGCGGCGACGCTTGGCTATCGACGGCGGATTTCGTCATGCGCGCGAGCGCACTCTCGCTGCGTCTGCGGTTCGCCGACTGCGAGATACCGACGACAGCGTCGAGGCCATTGCAGCAGAGTTCGGCTATTCCGACGCCAGGAGCCTCCGCCGATTCCTGAAGGCCGCAACTGGCGCAACGCCAAGCCAAATTCGCACCGAGAACACCTCCCCACGAGGCGATGATGACGCCGTTCGCAAGCGGTTGCAGACGCTCGGCGCCATGATGGGGGCCTGACCAAAGGGCACCCGGCATGATGGCGCGTGCAGATGACTTTACTCGGCAGCCCCTTGACGCGCGCGGGGCCGGACGGCCCCGGCCGCGTGCCGGTCAGGCAGCCGATCTCCCTGACCGAACAGCTTGTGGCGCAGCGCGCCGTCCGCATAAGCGGTCTTGTAGAGACCGCGGTTCTGGAGTTCGGGGACCACGATGTCGATGAAGTCCTCATAGCTCTCGGGCACGACGATGCGGCTGAGATTGAAGCCGTCAATATCGGTTTCCACAATCCAGTCCTGAAGCTCGTCGGCGATCGCCGATCCATCGCCCGTGATCGCGGCATAGCGTCCGCCGAGGGCAAGCTCCTTCAATAGATCACGTTTTGTCAGCCCCCTTTGCGCCGCGGCGGCGGTCGCCGACTGGATCGAGTTGCCGGACGCGTAGGAAATGGCTTCATCGAGGCCGTAGCGGGCGAAATCAATGCCGGTCGAGGCAGAGAAATGCGCCAGTCCCGCCTCCGGACTGGCATAGCGCAGATATTCGTCGCGCTTCTCCTCGGCCTCGGCCGTAGTCCGGCCCGGAACCACGGCAATCCCGACGAACACCTTGATGTCTTCCGGCCGGCGCCCGGCACGGCTGGCTTCCGCCCTGATCGCGCGCACCGCACTGCGCGCCGTCGCCTTGTCACGAGCAGAGATGAAGACACATTCAGCGTGCCGGCCCGCGAAACTGCGACCCCGCGGTGAGGTGCCGGCCTGGTAGAGCACCGGCGTACGCTGCACCGAAGGCTCCGCAAGGTGATAGCCCTCGACGTCGAAAAACTCGCCATGATGCGAAATGGGCCTGATCTTGGCAGGATCGGCGAAGACGCGCGCAGCCCGATCGCGGCGGACGGCATCGTCGTCCCAGCTTCCCTCCCAGAGCTTGTAGAGCACGTCGAGGTATTCTTCGGCATAGTCATAGCGGCGGTCGTGCTCGGGAAGATGCCCGTCCCCCTTGCCGCGATGCGCGCTCTCCAGATAGCCGGTGACGATGTTCCAGCCGATGCGCCCTCGCGTCAGATGATCGAGGGTCGAGAAGCGCCGCGCCAGCGTATAGGGCGCTTCGTTGTGCACGTTCACGGTAATGCCGAATCCCAGATTGGACGTCACCGCTGCCATCGCGGAGACAAGCAGGATCGGATCGTTCACCGGAAGCTGAACGGACTCGCGCGCCGTCACATCGATCCCGCGACCGTAGATATCATAGACCCCGATGATGTCGGCGATGAAGATCCCGTCGAAAAGCCCGCGTTCGAGCAACTTCGCCTGATCCGTCCAATAGGCCAGCGTGTTGTAATCGGACGAGCGGTCTCGCGGATGCGTCCAGGCTCCGTGGTTGATATGGCCGACGCAATTCATGTTGAAGGCGTTGAGCAATATCTGTTTCTTCGCAACCATCACGACTCTCTTCGTTCAAAAAACTCCAGCCGCCGGGATGGCGGCGCCGCCCCCGGGACAGACACCATCGCGCAGTGTTCCACGGCGGCTTCGGACATCTGCGGCGCCCGCAATTGCAGCGGATCGCTTTCTCCGCGCCCTGGGGCGATCGAAACGCCCGGCCGTTCAAGCGCCTGAGATCATCGAGCTCCGATTGAAAGCGATAGCGCCTGGGTCATGGCTTGCTCCTGCTCCGCGCGAAAGCGGATGAATGGCACCATCATCTTGGTTGGACCGTAATATTAGCCCAGCGTTGAAGATGCGTCAGGGCAGCGATCCACTAAAGACTCCAGGTCGACGCATCCGATCGTCCAAAAATGAAACGCACCAAGAAATCTGCTTCTCTTGCGGACAATTCGCGCTTGGCGCGGCGTCGAAGCGGTTTATCGCCCGCAGCGAGTTCGGCACGACCGGAACGAGCGGCTGAGGCGATGTCCTGGGGCTTCGATTGACGGAAGATGTTCGAGGACTTTCGAGCATCGACCGCCCTCCTTCCCCCCTCAATCTCTCACGTTGCGTGGATAGGTCTGCTTGGCGGCATCGGCCACCGACAGATCGATATCAAGGAAGATGATCGGGCTATCCTCGCTGGTGCGCGCTAAGATGTCGCCATCGGGGGCGACGATCCAGCTTCCACCGGCGAGATCGCCCCCGCGGCGGTTGGCTGTGACGACGAATGCGCCAGCTGCAATAGCGGCCATCCTCGTCGCGACCTCCCAACGGGAATGCCCGCCGGTTGCCCGCGGCGCCGCAATCAACTGCACACCGGCCTGTCCAAGTCGCCGTGCTGCCCCGCTCACCATAATTTCGGTGCACACCAGTTCGGCATAACACAGCTCATCATCTCGTTTTGAATGGACGCTCTGCGGACCCCGATCGAACCAGGTTGCCTCCCATCCCCCTTCTTGCTCCGGGAGCCATGCTTTGGGCCGGCCGCGTTGCAGCCCGATGTCCGGCTTCCAGAGAAAGGTCTCATTCCAGCGCCGTCCGTCGACCTCGACTGCGCGCGTACCCAGAATCCGCTTAGCACCAAGGCGCCTCAATTCATCGGAGATGCCCGCGTGAACGGTAACGGCCTCTCGCCAGACGATGTCATCGAATGTCGGGCTTGCCCAGAAGCTGTCGACGCCGGCGAGTTCGGGAAGCACGAGAAGATCCGCCGGCTGAGCGGAAAGCTCATCTTGAAGGCGCTGCCAGGCAGCCTTTGCCGCATCGGCTCGATCGGGAAACTCGCACGTCGCAATTCGGAAGCCCATCGTTATCTCCACGTTGCACCGATCTTGCGACAAAGACGGCGACTTTGACCAGTGCTCGGAACGCCGAACTTTCTGAAGACTGCGCCACACTGCCAACCACCCCCGCCCATGCGGCACTCCATGTGCCCGACAAGCGCTGGTCCTTGCTATCGCCTGCTAGTGAGTCCGATTACGCTCGCCCGCATTGTGCGAATATCGCACATTTGCGCGTTAATTTGACATCGGATATCTCTTCGCTTACTGAAGACTCACTCCGCAGTCTTTCCGTCCAAGGTCAGTCTCCTCATGCCTACTGAGTTATCGACGGAAATCCTGGTCATCGGCGGCGGTCTCGGCGGAGTAAGCGCTGCACTCGCCGCGGTTCGACTGGGCCGGAAGGTTGTACTCCTCGAGGAACTCGATTGGCTCGGGGGCCAGCTCACCTCGCAAGGGGTGCCACTCGATGAAGCGCCCTGGGCCGAGTACCTGATCAACTCGCAAAGCTTTGCCGCACTACGCGCCGGCATTCGGAAACACTATCAAGACTATTATCCGCTGACCCCGCGTGCCCGCGTCGACCCTCTGCTCAATCCTGGCATGGGCAATGTCGGCACGCTCTGCTGCGAACCGGCCGTCGCAGCGAAGGTTCTCGATGCCCTGCTCGCGCCGTTCGTATCGACGGGAGCGCTCATGATACTACGCCGGCACCGGTTGACGGGATGCGCCACCCACGCCGATAAGATCGCCGCGGTGAACGTCACGAATCTCGAGAACGGCAAGCAGATCGTTATTTCCGCAGCCGTGGTCATCGATGCCACGGAAACCGGCGATGTGCTCGCAATGGCAGATGTCGAGCACGTGCTCGGCGCGGAGTCGCAGTCCGAGACCAATGAGCTGCACGCGATCACTGGCCCTGCTGATGCCCTCGACCAACAAGCGCTCACGTGGGGCTTTGCCGTCGACTACCTTCCTGAGGAAGATCATACGATCGACAAGCCAAAGGGCTACGACACATTCCGCGACTTGAAGCTGGATTTCTGGCCTGGCGCTCAATTCGGTTGGACGGTCAGCAACCACGTCACGCATGAGCCGCTAGAGCGTCGGCTTTTCGCCGGCGATACAGACGATGAGTATGTGTTTGATCTTTGGCACGCGCGCCGAATTCTCTCACGCCGCAATTTTCTGCCTGGAGCTTTCGCGAGCGACATCACGATCGCAAACTGGCCGCAGATCGATTACTGGCTGAAGCCTGCCGTTGGCGTCAGCCTTCGAGAGGCCGATGCCGCGCTCGACGAGGCACGGCGGTTCTCTCTGTCCTTCCTTTACTGGATGCAAACGGAGGCACCTCGTCACGACGGCGGCGCCGGCTATCGCGGCTTGCGGCTACGGGGCGATGTCCTCGGGACCAGGGACGGACTAGCGAAGCAGGCCTATTTCCGGGAAGGCCGGCGCATCCGCGCCGAATTCACAATCCTGGAACAGCATATCGGCGTCGAAGCGCGTTCAGGCCAGCAAGCTGCAGAGAACTTCCCTGACAGTGTAGGGGTGGGCGCCTATCGGATCGATCTGCACCCCAGCACGACAGGTCGGCGCGACACCGTCGACATCGACACGTATCCCTTCGAAATTCCGCTCGGCGCGCTGCTGCCCGTACGCGTCGACAATCTCCTTCCGGCCTGCAAGAATCTCGGCACCACACGCATCACCAACGGCGCATACCGTGTCCATCCCGTTGAATGGAGCATTGGCGAGGCAAGTGGCGCGCTCGCGGCCTACTCGCTCCAGCACAGGGTCCCGCCGCGCGCCATTCGCCAAAATCCTACGCGATTGTACGACTTCCAATCGACTTTGGACCGGCTGGGCGTGTTGCGCCGGTGGCCGACATTCGATGCTCTCCGGCCAGGAAGCCGCCGCGGGTACCGGCCACCGGCTCAATAGGGGGACTAACGATGGAGCGCAGGACTTTCATGACCGCCACCGCAGTGTTAGCAGCGAGTTCTGCGATCTCGCCTGTGGCGGGCCAACCACGCCCACAACACACATTCGTCCTGGTACACGGTGCCTGGCATGGCGGATGGTGCTGGCGGGATCTCGCCAGCGAATTGCGAAATCAGGGGCACCGGGTGACTACGCCGACCCTGACCGGTCTTGGCGAGCGAACGCACCTCCTCTCATCTTCGGTGGATCTCGAGACACACATCAGCGATATCGTCAGTCATATCGATTCAGAGGAGCTAAACGACGTCATTCTGGTTGGTCACAGTTACGGGGGATTTCCCGTTCGCGCCGCGGCCGCGCTACGAGCCGACAAGATCGCTCACGTCGTCTATCTCGATGCCTTTGTCCCGCTTGATGGAGAAATGGTCGCGAGCTACGTCCCCGCCGATCGCCTCGCCACGTGGAAGGATGCCTTGGCCAACAATCCGGTCAGTACGCTTCCGCCGCTAACACCAGATGCATTCGGCATTACAGCGCCCGAACAACGCGCGTGGGTTGAACGCCACCTAACACCCCATCCCTTGCGTACATATCTGCAACCGCTCGCGACCGCCGCTGAGGGCGACAATCACACATCGCAGCACTACATTGCCTGCATGTCGCCGAAACTCGACGTCTTTGACAGCACGCGCGAACGAATTTCTCAGGATAAGAACTTTAGTTTCACTAAGCTCAACGCCGGACACGATGTCATGGTCAGCGAACCAGCCCTGCTGGCGCGTACACTATTATCTTATCTTGGCTGATGTCACGGCAGGATACCCGACATCGACTGCGCGCAGGATCTGAGCGCCGGCAGCAGCTCCTGGTTGATCCGCTTTGCAGCAACGCGGTGAGCCTGCGAATTGACATTCAGCGACGCCACCATCCTGCCGTTAGGATTTCTGATGGGGACCGAGAGCCCGAACAGATTGAGCTCAAGCTCTTCATTGTTGACGGCATAACCGGAACGACGCGCCTCCTCGATCAGCTTGAGGATCTGCTTGCGGTCAGTAACCGTCTTCGGCGTTCGTGCTTCAATCCTGGTCTTTTGAATGAGCGCGCTCAACTCCTGATCGGTTTTGGCCGTCAACAATATGCGGCCGGAGGACGACGAGAACGCCGGCAGTTTCAGACCGGTTTTGAGGACATATGCGATGCCGGCATTCGGCGGCTCAGCGCGAGCAATGAAGATGACCTCCGTTCCACTCAGGACAGACACCGAGGCCGCCTCGCCCACCGTCTTCGAAAGCCGGTCGAGATAGGGTTGAAGTGCGCTATCCAGGCCGAGCGACGCAAGATAGGTGTAGCCGAGCCGCAAGACGCTGCTGGTCAATTCGAAGCGCTTGTTCTCTACGACCGCAAAGCCGAGTTCGACGAGGGTGTGCAACAACCGCCGGGCGACAGCGCGGTCCAGGTCCGTTGCGGCAGCGACTTCGGCGATGTTCATGCTGCGGCGATCGGGTCCGAACGCCTCGATCACGGCAAGCCCACGGGCAAGTCCCGACACGAATTTCTGACCGTCGCGTTCGACCTCGGGAATATTCTTTGCCATGCTCGTTTTCAGGGATCTAAATTCAGTGGGCATGCAGACGTAATCCCCTTATCTCACCAACCGAAACCCGTTTGCAACCACCGGCGGAACCCTTGGGGGCCAAATCATGTTCGACCAGTTTCAGAGGCACGATATTGAAACCGGCGAGGCGCGGATCGCCTGCTTCGTTGGAGGTGACGGGCCGCCGCTGCTGTTGCTGCATGGCTATCCCCAGACCCATATTGCCTGGCATCGCATAGCCCCGATTCTTGCCCAGAATTACACGGTCGTCGCGACCGATCTTCGTGGGTATGGCGAAAGCCGTGGTCCGCAACGGGGACCGTCGTCGGACTATTCGAAGCGCGCCATGGCGCGCGACCAGGTTGCGGTCATGGACCAGCTTGGCTTCAGCCGCTTCGGTGTCATCGGGCACGATCGGGGGGCTCGGGTCGGCTATCGACTGGTACTCGATCATCCTGGACGCGTGAATGCGCTCGTATCGCTGACGGTCATCCCCTCCAGTGAGGTTTGGTCTCGCGTCGACAAGGCATTCGCGCTCGGCGCCTATCATTGGTTTCTGTTCGCCCAACCGTATGACTTGCCCGAACGACTTCTGTCCGCCGACCCCGATCACTTCCTCGATGTGACGCTGCGGAAGATGGCGAAGGACCATGATGCATTGTCCGAAGCTGCAGTCCACGCCTATCGCGACGCCTTCCGCCTTCCTGAGGTCCGTCACGCGATGATGCAGGACTATCGCGCGGCAGCGACCGTAGACCACGATCATGATCTCGCTGACCGCGAAGCCGGCCGCCGCCTCGATTGTCCGGTGCTCGTCCTCTGGGAAGAAGGACGCTTCGAAGGAAAGACGACTCCCCTCCAGATCTGGCGCGACTGGACCGAACGGGTCGAAGGCCACGCTATTCCGGGGGGCCACATGCAAGCCGAAGAACAGCCCGCCGCGGTGCTTGAGGCGGTGGTTCCCTTTTTGGCCCGCCACAGCCGCCCCCCATCTGCGTGAGGCGCTCATCACCCCAGCCGGTCCGGCTCGGCAATATCGACCTGATGTGTCTCGGGACCGACCGCCACCGCTATGAAGGCCAGTACCGTGAAGACCATGAGAAAGCACGCGACCGACCAATAGGCACCCGTGGCGGCAAGGAGCGCTGTCGCGATTAGAGGGGTCAGGCCGGCCAACGGATCGGAGATCGTGCGCGCCAATGTGACCCCGGTGCTGCGCGTTCGCACATCGAATAGCTCGGCAAGATACGCTCCAGAGGTAGCCAGGATTATTTTCACGCCGACACCGTATTGCAGCATGAGCGCGACATAGATCAGCCAGGCCTCCTTGGTATTGACCAACCAAAAGAACGGGAAGGCAAAGGCCGTCATGAAGATAAGACCGACGAGGTAAACGGGCTTACGTCCGAACCGGTCGCACAGAAGTCCACTGAGCGGAATCACGGCGAGCCCGGTCAGATTTGCGAGCATCACCCCCGTTAGACCGATGCTCGGCGGCAATTTAAGCGTAACGGTGCAGTAGGAGATGGCAAACACATTGAAGAGCTGACCTCCCACCGCGTCAGCCGAACGCGCCGCTGCGGCAATCAGAAGCCTCCGCCACTGCCGCTGAATCACGTCCGAAAGCGGCGCCTGGTGGATCAGGTTGCGTTGCTTCAGCTTCTCAAAAGCAGGACTCTCCTGAACTTGCGCGCGCATGAACATGCCGACAAGTGCCAGCGCAAAACCGATCAGGAATGGAACTCTCCAGCCCCATTGCAGGAACTGCTCGCGCGGCATCGCCGAAAGCGCGGCGAACATCGCTGTCCCAATGAGGATACCGAGCGAGACGCCCAGCGCAGGAAGGCTTGCGAGGAGACCTCTCTCCCGAGGCCCCGAGAATTCGGCAACCATCGTGATAGCGCCGCCGTATTCGGCACCCGCGCCAATGCTCTGTATCAGGCGCAGCAGGACGAGAAGGATCGGGGCCAACAGCCCGATCTCGGCATAGGTCGGCAACAGACCGATCAGGCCGGTGGCGAGTCCCATCATGACCAGACTCAGCACGAGTACTTTCTTGCGTCCGATCGTATCGCCGAAGCGGCTCAGGATCACACCGCCGACAGGCTTGAGGAAGAAGCCGATTCCGTAGGCCGCGAAAGCAGCGAGGGTTGCACTGGTCGGATCCAGATTGGGAAAGAATAGCGTTCCGAATACGACCGTCGCGGCAGTTCCGTAGATATAGAAATCGTACCATTCGAGCACGGTGCCGACAAAACTCGATACGACGACTTTGCGTCGCTCGCTGGCCGATCCAGTAACTGCATCGGACGGCATTGCATCGATTGACATTGGACGTTTCTCTCGTTGATGTTTTGTGTCGAGGTTTTGCACTTAGCGCAAGGGCGACCAGTCGGTCGGTCGCAAGATTAGTGCGCGATGGCCGGATTCCTGATCGCGCGCTTGCCGTTGCCAAGCATGGAAGGCGGAAAACTCAGTCGGCTGTTCTTGCAGACGGACCAGAGTGCGCATGTCGGGAAACGCCCATAGGAGCATGACTTCGGTGCCGTGGCGAAAGGCAGTTTCATAGCCACCCAGCAGAGAGAAGCCGCAAGTGGCGTCGATTTCCTCCCACGCTCGCGAGAGCAAGTCGAGATAAGTCTCCGCTCCACCACTCCGCAGGTCGACGATCTGTTGGAGAACCACCGGTGCGCGGCGATCGGCGGTCAGCAATTGCTGCCGCCCTGGCGTAAAGGAAGTACCGGCCAGGATCCGATCAAACCCACCGGATCGCTCACCGTACCAGCGCTCGAGCGGACCATGGAAAAGCTCCCTGTACTTTTCGAAGTGATCCGCAAACCCACCCCAACCTCCCGGCATCTCCCAGAAGGTCACAATCCGCGGCCAATCGCCGTTGAGAAAGATCGGCACCCACGCCGCTATGCTTTCGGCTCCGGCGGATCCTTCCGCGTTTCCAATCGTCGAGACGATTTCCCCGAGCTCTGACAGATAGCGCGTGTGTGCGCCGGGTGCGCGCACGGGATCGAGCGTCTCATGAAAAAACAGACCGGACATTTCGCTCCTCAATCTTTTTGTGCGCTATTCGCACATTTGTGCGTATATTGTTTACAGCTATGGCGCGGCCTGTCAATCTCCGCGCAGTCATTCAACTTGATCCATCGCCTCATGCGCATCGTTTCTCTCGCCCATCTGACTCTGCCGGGCGCATCCCCTCTCCAACTGATCGATCACGCGGCACAAGCCGGGTTCGATCACATCGGCATGCGGATTGTCGCGCCGACTACCGATAGCCGCATGGCACTGCCGCTCGGTGACCGGTCGCTTCGTACATCTATCTTGCGCCGCCTTGCGGAGACGGGGATCAAGGTCCTGGATATCGAAGCATGGTGGCTGTCGGCGGAGTTCAACGCGACCGGCATCGAGCCCGCATTCGGCTTCGGGGCAGAGATGGGTGCGCGCTACGCAATCGTCTCCGGAAACGACCCGGTCCGAAACCGCTTCCTCGATCATCTTGATGTCGTTTGTCAGATTGGAGCCCGTGTCGGAGTCCAAATCCTGTTGGAATTCATTCCCTATAGCCAGGTCTGCACGATCTGGGATGCTGCTGATTGTCTTGCCAGCATCAACCGACCAAACATTGGCATCCTTGTCGACGCCCTGCATCTGAGCCGTTCCGGTGGCTCGGTGGCGGATGTCGTCGCGAACCTGCATCGGCTCCGATTTCTTCACCTGTGCGACGCGCCAAAGCTCCCCCCGCAGACCATCGAGGCTATGCGCCACGAAGCGCGCGGCAATCGGCTCTATCCCGGTGAAGGAGAGCTTGATCTGCGCGAACTCATCGCGGTTACACCGGCCGACGTGCCGATCGCGATTGAAGCGCCGCATGCGGGTTTCACCGACCAATCGCCCGTCGACAAGGCGCGCAGAGCTCGCGTGGCAACTCTCGATCTCATCACTGATGTGGAGCGAACGCGACGGAGTGAAGAGGAGAAAACTCGTTGATCCCGCAATATAGCGGCGCGACCCGCATCATTCTGATCCTGGGCGATCCCATCGCGCAGGTGAAGGCACCTGCCGGCCTGACGCAAGAGTTTGACAAACGCCAGATCGATGCGGTCGTTATGCCGCTACAAGTGCGGCCCGCCGACATCACTCGCGTGCTGGCTGCCGTCAATGCCATGGCTAACGTCGACGGCATCATCGCGACAGTCCCGCATAAGTTTGCCCTGGCCGAGCATTGCTCCGACCTGACCGATCGCGCGGCCTTCCTCGGCGTCGCCAATGTAGCGCGCCGGAACGCTGGAGGCGGCTGGTCTGGCGACATGCTCGATGGCGAGGCGTTCGTCGACGCGATCGTCTCCGCCGGCTGTATCATTGGCGGCGAGTCCGGATTGCTTGTTGGCGCAGGGGGTGCCGGCAGTGCGATTGGACTATCACTGCTTGATCGTGGTCTCGGCCGGCTTGCTATCTTCGATATCGACACCAAACGCCGCACAACGTTGATGAACAAGCTCGCGGCCGCGCATGCCAGCAAAGTTATTGTCGGCACGGATGATCCACGAGGATTTTCCCTCGTCGTCAATGCCACGCCTCTTGGCATGTCTCCTGGCGACCCACTGCCCCTTGACACTTCAGGGCTCGCGCCAGCGATGTTCGTGGGAGACGTGATCACCAAGCCCGAGATCACTCCGCTGCTCCGACAGGCCAGCGATATCGGCTGCCGCACGCAAACCGGC
Encoded proteins:
- a CDS encoding LLM class flavin-dependent oxidoreductase; the protein is MVAKKQILLNAFNMNCVGHINHGAWTHPRDRSSDYNTLAYWTDQAKLLERGLFDGIFIADIIGVYDIYGRGIDVTARESVQLPVNDPILLVSAMAAVTSNLGFGITVNVHNEAPYTLARRFSTLDHLTRGRIGWNIVTGYLESAHRGKGDGHLPEHDRRYDYAEEYLDVLYKLWEGSWDDDAVRRDRAARVFADPAKIRPISHHGEFFDVEGYHLAEPSVQRTPVLYQAGTSPRGRSFAGRHAECVFISARDKATARSAVRAIRAEASRAGRRPEDIKVFVGIAVVPGRTTAEAEEKRDEYLRYASPEAGLAHFSASTGIDFARYGLDEAISYASGNSIQSATAAAAQRGLTKRDLLKELALGGRYAAITGDGSAIADELQDWIVETDIDGFNLSRIVVPESYEDFIDIVVPELQNRGLYKTAYADGALRHKLFGQGDRLPDRHAAGAVRPRARQGAAE
- a CDS encoding carbon-nitrogen hydrolase family protein; protein product: MGFRIATCEFPDRADAAKAAWQRLQDELSAQPADLLVLPELAGVDSFWASPTFDDIVWREAVTVHAGISDELRRLGAKRILGTRAVEVDGRRWNETFLWKPDIGLQRGRPKAWLPEQEGGWEATWFDRGPQSVHSKRDDELCYAELVCTEIMVSGAARRLGQAGVQLIAAPRATGGHSRWEVATRMAAIAAGAFVVTANRRGGDLAGGSWIVAPDGDILARTSEDSPIIFLDIDLSVADAAKQTYPRNVRD
- a CDS encoding FAD-dependent oxidoreductase, which encodes MPTELSTEILVIGGGLGGVSAALAAVRLGRKVVLLEELDWLGGQLTSQGVPLDEAPWAEYLINSQSFAALRAGIRKHYQDYYPLTPRARVDPLLNPGMGNVGTLCCEPAVAAKVLDALLAPFVSTGALMILRRHRLTGCATHADKIAAVNVTNLENGKQIVISAAVVIDATETGDVLAMADVEHVLGAESQSETNELHAITGPADALDQQALTWGFAVDYLPEEDHTIDKPKGYDTFRDLKLDFWPGAQFGWTVSNHVTHEPLERRLFAGDTDDEYVFDLWHARRILSRRNFLPGAFASDITIANWPQIDYWLKPAVGVSLREADAALDEARRFSLSFLYWMQTEAPRHDGGAGYRGLRLRGDVLGTRDGLAKQAYFREGRRIRAEFTILEQHIGVEARSGQQAAENFPDSVGVGAYRIDLHPSTTGRRDTVDIDTYPFEIPLGALLPVRVDNLLPACKNLGTTRITNGAYRVHPVEWSIGEASGALAAYSLQHRVPPRAIRQNPTRLYDFQSTLDRLGVLRRWPTFDALRPGSRRGYRPPAQ
- a CDS encoding alpha/beta hydrolase family protein — protein: MTATAVLAASSAISPVAGQPRPQHTFVLVHGAWHGGWCWRDLASELRNQGHRVTTPTLTGLGERTHLLSSSVDLETHISDIVSHIDSEELNDVILVGHSYGGFPVRAAAALRADKIAHVVYLDAFVPLDGEMVASYVPADRLATWKDALANNPVSTLPPLTPDAFGITAPEQRAWVERHLTPHPLRTYLQPLATAAEGDNHTSQHYIACMSPKLDVFDSTRERISQDKNFSFTKLNAGHDVMVSEPALLARTLLSYLG
- a CDS encoding IclR family transcriptional regulator C-terminal domain-containing protein — translated: MIEAFGPDRRSMNIAEVAAATDLDRAVARRLLHTLVELGFAVVENKRFELTSSVLRLGYTYLASLGLDSALQPYLDRLSKTVGEAASVSVLSGTEVIFIARAEPPNAGIAYVLKTGLKLPAFSSSSGRILLTAKTDQELSALIQKTRIEARTPKTVTDRKQILKLIEEARRSGYAVNNEELELNLFGLSVPIRNPNGRMVASLNVNSQAHRVAAKRINQELLPALRSCAQSMSGILP
- a CDS encoding alpha/beta hydrolase; amino-acid sequence: MFDQFQRHDIETGEARIACFVGGDGPPLLLLHGYPQTHIAWHRIAPILAQNYTVVATDLRGYGESRGPQRGPSSDYSKRAMARDQVAVMDQLGFSRFGVIGHDRGARVGYRLVLDHPGRVNALVSLTVIPSSEVWSRVDKAFALGAYHWFLFAQPYDLPERLLSADPDHFLDVTLRKMAKDHDALSEAAVHAYRDAFRLPEVRHAMMQDYRAAATVDHDHDLADREAGRRLDCPVLVLWEEGRFEGKTTPLQIWRDWTERVEGHAIPGGHMQAEEQPAAVLEAVVPFLARHSRPPSA
- a CDS encoding MFS transporter, with amino-acid sequence MSIDAMPSDAVTGSASERRKVVVSSFVGTVLEWYDFYIYGTAATVVFGTLFFPNLDPTSATLAAFAAYGIGFFLKPVGGVILSRFGDTIGRKKVLVLSLVMMGLATGLIGLLPTYAEIGLLAPILLVLLRLIQSIGAGAEYGGAITMVAEFSGPRERGLLASLPALGVSLGILIGTAMFAALSAMPREQFLQWGWRVPFLIGFALALVGMFMRAQVQESPAFEKLKQRNLIHQAPLSDVIQRQWRRLLIAAAARSADAVGGQLFNVFAISYCTVTLKLPPSIGLTGVMLANLTGLAVIPLSGLLCDRFGRKPVYLVGLIFMTAFAFPFFWLVNTKEAWLIYVALMLQYGVGVKIILATSGAYLAELFDVRTRSTGVTLARTISDPLAGLTPLIATALLAATGAYWSVACFLMVFTVLAFIAVAVGPETHQVDIAEPDRLG
- a CDS encoding TIM barrel protein, with the translated sequence MKKQTGHFAPQSFCALFAHLCVYCLQLWRGLSISAQSFNLIHRLMRIVSLAHLTLPGASPLQLIDHAAQAGFDHIGMRIVAPTTDSRMALPLGDRSLRTSILRRLAETGIKVLDIEAWWLSAEFNATGIEPAFGFGAEMGARYAIVSGNDPVRNRFLDHLDVVCQIGARVGVQILLEFIPYSQVCTIWDAADCLASINRPNIGILVDALHLSRSGGSVADVVANLHRLRFLHLCDAPKLPPQTIEAMRHEARGNRLYPGEGELDLRELIAVTPADVPIAIEAPHAGFTDQSPVDKARRARVATLDLITDVERTRRSEEEKTR
- a CDS encoding shikimate dehydrogenase is translated as MIPQYSGATRIILILGDPIAQVKAPAGLTQEFDKRQIDAVVMPLQVRPADITRVLAAVNAMANVDGIIATVPHKFALAEHCSDLTDRAAFLGVANVARRNAGGGWSGDMLDGEAFVDAIVSAGCIIGGESGLLVGAGGAGSAIGLSLLDRGLGRLAIFDIDTKRRTTLMNKLAAAHASKVIVGTDDPRGFSLVVNATPLGMSPGDPLPLDTSGLAPAMFVGDVITKPEITPLLRQASDIGCRTQTGVGMFESSVGLMTDFFTPSIGGAR